In Capsicum annuum cultivar UCD-10X-F1 unplaced genomic scaffold, UCD10Xv1.1 ctg61565, whole genome shotgun sequence, the DNA window TATGCTATTGATGGTACAAAACTACTACATATACATCTATAGAGGCATTAAACACGGAATAAAGCAAAAGTCCCAAAATTTTTAATCCCAATAGTGATTTTACTGAAAAAATTCTAGAATCTAATCGAAATCACAAAATATGTCATTGGAGACATAAAACTGTTACATATACATCTAACAACAACATtaggaatgaaaaaaaaaaagtcccAAAATTATCAGcctcaattgtgattttacaaaaaaaactaaaatctaatcAAAATTGCAAAAATATGTCATTGAAGTCATATCACTACTACATAGACTTCCTACAATAGCACTAGACCAAAACCAGAGCAAATccccaaaaaatttaaacaaaaacctTATTAGTCGAGTAAAAGTCCTAAAACATCAAAATCGACACCATTTATTCAAACAAAACCTTGAAACAAACTCGAAAATGCTAGAACTAGCACAAAAATTAGAAAGCTTACACCAATTTCAACAATCATCAACAACAATCGACCAAAATCGGTGAACTTAGTGTAAGATAAAAATGGAAATAAAGGGTGGACTGACAAGTAGAAGGGTCTGAAATGGAAAAAAGAAAGGGCGCCTCTAAGTTTTTATTCCTTGTACACGTAATTTCTACGTgtcaattaatatttaaatttttaataacgTGCTCATGTTTGTGCAACATGTTCAGATTAATAGACCAGAAAaggatttaaaaaattatttttaatgggTTAAAGGGTTCAAATGACAAAATGGTAAGTAGAAGTATTTACTTTATACAAATCAGgacaagtacaagggtccagCAGACCATTGGTTATAGGCCAATATCAAAAAGTTATCTACACAGGCAACGAGCAGTGTCAAAGGAACCAATTGTTACAAAAAACTTATGAAATTGGCTATATTTGTTTTTACTAGAATTAAGACGTCTGATTCTTGTgaacacctaattttttatcaCGTTTAAGGTTAAATCATTtagtgtttaaaatattttgtttggatctaaattagatattttaatttttatgtcattccctaaaaataaaatatttaaaaattataaaaaatagtcacATTCTAGGAtgagttttgtttttatttttttttaaaagaaagaaatatatcaCAAATGTGTATTGTTTTAATTCTGgttttaataaataagctagaaatgttagtatttttgtttttttctatggGACtagctttttaaatttttttattagtctTAAACTAATAATTAAGGGTACAAAAAGttccaaaactaaaaaagagCAACACAAGTCTTAAGTATTGAGTAGAGGTAACACttttaagattagtgttaatgacACTGATTTTAAAACTCTCAGGTTTATTGTTAACACAAAAAATTCCTACTTTTTCCACCATACGCTACCCCCTCCACACCTCTTCTATCGCAACGGTTGCTGCCACCATCATTCCTCCTCATACAACCCACATATCCCCTCCACACCATTTTTGTCGTCTCCATCATTTccatcaccaccatcacctcCTCTTCCTCCACCATCACCACAACCACCATTGTCACTTTTTCCATACCAACCACCATTTTTTTCTCCTACACAATCATCGcgtatttttcttgtttctcctCCACCACCATCACTATCAACACTGCAACAACTGCCACCTCTCTTTCGATGTCAGGACCAACATCTCTTTCTTTACCATAAATACCACTTCTTTGTAGGTTTCTCCTCCACTACatcttttttcagaaattaagtaaATATAAAGTTGCTACAGCAACAGTCGAAATAGTTATAGCAACTTCAATAGTTACTACAACAACTTCAATAGCTTCGATAATTGCTACAACAATTACAGTAATCGttgtaacacaacaactaatagtagttaCTGCAACAATTACCGGAGTTATTACAGAAACTAACAGTAGTTGCTACAACAATTACTGTAAATGTTGTAGCAACTATGATTGTCGCTGAAACCACTATCGAAGTTGCTTAATATTTTGCATTATATTTGCAGTCAATACTTTAAAAAATCcaatttttctttccaaaattttcaaaataaaaaaaaaactccataaaaaaaaaagaacgacgatgaaaaaagaaaggaaaaagaagaagaaacgtGGAGGAAGAGGAAAATCTGGAGAGAGAAAAAatacgaagaagaagaagaaacttggagagagaaagaaaaagaaaaggatggaaaaaataagaaaaggatggaaaaataagaaaaggggagaaattctaaaatttgaaattagaaatgggaggaaatatttcttaaaaaaattaacaacttttaaaaaattatactttacaGCCCAATTAATTTAATCAGTAAAGCTTTGACCTTAGCTGGTCAAAATTATCACCAGTTTTAATTTAAAGACTTCTCTGTCACCTTCCACTCAATTTTCAAGTTATCTACACAGGCAATGAGGATTGTCAAAGGAACCAATTGTTACAATAACCTTATAAAATTAGGCTACATTTGTTTTTAATAAGATTAAGATGTCTCTTGTGAACACCTAGTTTTGTCAAGTCTAAGGTTAAAAATCATTTtagtgtttaaaatatttcttttggatctaaatgagatattttaatttttatgtcattttttaaaaataaatatttaaaaactataaaaaaaattgtgtcacattttaggatgagttttgtttttattttcttgaaaaaagaaagaaatttatcaaaaatatgtattgttttaattttgattttaataaataagctagtaatttTAGTATTGCTATTTTTCTATTGGACTagccttttaaattttttatattttttatcagtcTTAagcaattaattaatattttattattgtaattgATTTTTTAAAGAAACTAAACCCATCTTAATTATACCCAACATTAATAGgataaattatacaaaatacaaacttaagaggtataaatacataaactccattatcttttaaaatatttcataaaatctgatatttctcctattttatcttgatacatattaaataaggaagtaaaAGATTTACATTTATTCTAGGAGTGTAAATAATAGGAGAGAATCTCTTAAAcatctaaaaaaatcaaaaaaaaagttTTCATTAGATCTTATCTTTTGCAATTTACAATTTGGTTCAATTTTTCCGCATCTCTATTaatcttttttccttaaaattttaaaagcttTACTGTGTGCTTCATGTTGACAAACATTCATATTCTTTTGGGTAATCTTCATACTATAGAaactaaaatatctcatagtttTCGACGGAACCACGGCAAGACGATGGCTACTGCAATGAtcacaaaattaaatatcaaattcagtgttgatacatatattttgattaatgtgcttgatacatatataatattGTCAATTTATCGATACATTTTCATACTATGAACAATAATAcatatgagtgatacatttgttgTCAGTATATTGGTGATAGATATGAGTGATACATATGACAGATACTTTTTGATAGCGATTCAtaattttgattcatttataaatgtttgatacatttaacatatattTGACATATGTAAACTCTTTATATTGTGAACACTCCTAATAATGACAAAAGATGTTTAAATCATAAGAGAAAGcagaaaaatttaaaagttgattGATTTTAGGTATTTCAGAGATTCATTTAAAAGTGGACATGGTATGCCACAATTTGTACGTGATTTACTCTCCGTAATAATTAAAATcagttacttccttatttaattAACCATTCAGTacaaatgtatcaca includes these proteins:
- the LOC124893556 gene encoding eggshell protein-like gives rise to the protein TTISCCVTTITVIVVAIIEAIEVVVVTIEVAITISTVARGGSCCSVDSDGGGGETRKIRDDCVGEKNGGWYGKSDNGGCGDGGGRGGDGGDGNDGDDKNGVEGICGLYEEE